The following are encoded in a window of Lichenicola cladoniae genomic DNA:
- a CDS encoding twin-arginine translocase TatA/TatE family subunit produces the protein MGSLSIWHWLIVLAVVLLLFGGSSKISTLMGDFAKGIKSFKRNMGEDESMEHGGPTSGSIAAPNATAPHVVQNPAVAPVYQPAAGTAPVEPVRHQN, from the coding sequence ATGGGTAGCTTGAGCATCTGGCACTGGCTGATCGTGCTGGCGGTCGTCCTGCTGCTGTTCGGTGGCAGCAGCAAGATCAGCACGCTGATGGGTGATTTCGCAAAAGGCATCAAGTCGTTCAAGCGCAACATGGGCGAGGACGAATCGATGGAGCATGGCGGCCCGACCTCCGGCAGCATTGCCGCGCCGAACGCGACGGCACCGCACGTGGTGCAGAACCCGGCAGTCGCACCGGTCTACCAGCCCGCCGCCGGCACCGCGCCGGTCGAGCCAGTCCGTCACCAGAACTAG
- the mtnC gene encoding acireductone synthase, whose protein sequence is MPVPSVVLVDIEGTTTPIAFVHRVLFPHARMELPALVTRRSEELQVAQALAEIDVLAPGRDPLAQLFAWMDEDAKITPLKTLQGITWRDGYEAGVLTGELYPDVAPALRRWREAGLSLAVYSSGSEEAQKLIFGHSQDGNLAGLFGHFFDTRVGTKREAGSYAGIVGRLGVPPDCVLFLSDIEAELDAAAAAGLATCQLVRAQDGTKAGTVHPVAIDFDAVSQRFGLPLSPSPDIRSGSEP, encoded by the coding sequence ATGCCGGTGCCGTCCGTCGTGCTGGTCGATATCGAAGGGACCACCACCCCGATCGCGTTCGTCCATCGCGTTCTGTTCCCGCATGCGAGGATGGAGCTGCCGGCGCTGGTGACACGTCGTTCCGAGGAACTGCAGGTCGCCCAGGCGCTGGCCGAGATCGACGTGCTGGCTCCCGGCCGCGATCCGCTGGCGCAGCTGTTCGCCTGGATGGACGAGGATGCCAAGATCACCCCGCTCAAGACGCTGCAGGGAATCACCTGGCGCGACGGCTACGAGGCCGGTGTCCTGACCGGCGAACTCTATCCGGACGTGGCGCCCGCGCTGCGCCGTTGGCGTGAGGCCGGGCTGTCCCTGGCGGTCTATTCATCGGGGTCGGAGGAAGCGCAGAAGCTGATCTTCGGCCATAGCCAGGACGGCAACCTGGCCGGGCTGTTCGGCCATTTCTTCGACACCAGGGTCGGCACCAAGCGCGAGGCCGGGAGCTATGCCGGCATCGTCGGGCGGCTTGGGGTTCCACCCGACTGCGTGCTGTTCCTGTCCGATATCGAGGCCGAACTCGATGCCGCCGCCGCCGCCGGCCTTGCTACATGCCAGCTGGTGCGGGCACAGGATGGCACGAAGGCGGGCACGGTTCATCCGGTCGCCATCGACTTCGATGCGGTGTCGCAGCGATTTGGATTGCCGCTGTCACCTTCTCCAGACATACGATCCGGTTCCGAACCGTGA
- a CDS encoding bifunctional riboflavin kinase/FAD synthetase — protein sequence MTALYTDWRTVPEQARGAILALGNFDGVHLGHAHLLRTLHAARPNTPLGVLTFEPHPRELFRPEDPPFRLSLSAERRDALAALGVARIFEIPFDREFSTLTAEQFVNDVLHTALGARHLACGADFAYGHRRGGDVATLAIHAEALGIGLTIVPALTDAGGPLSSSRIRRALLDGYPERATEELGRPWAVRGIVAHGDKRGRTIGFPTANISLGRHLEPARGVYAVTIRLPDGTVCPGVANIGRRPTVNSTTESRMEAHLFDFDADLYGQELSVSLHTLLRAERKFDGLDALKAQIGLDATWARDYLRALPAS from the coding sequence GTGACGGCGCTCTACACCGATTGGCGGACGGTACCCGAGCAGGCACGCGGCGCGATCCTGGCGCTCGGCAATTTCGACGGCGTGCATCTCGGGCATGCCCATCTGCTGCGCACGCTGCATGCGGCGCGGCCGAATACGCCACTCGGGGTGCTGACCTTCGAGCCGCATCCGCGCGAGCTGTTCCGTCCGGAAGACCCGCCGTTCCGGCTCAGCCTGTCGGCCGAACGACGTGACGCGCTCGCCGCACTCGGCGTCGCCCGGATATTCGAGATCCCGTTCGACCGCGAGTTCTCGACCCTGACCGCCGAGCAGTTCGTCAACGACGTGCTGCATACGGCTCTCGGCGCCAGGCATCTCGCCTGCGGGGCCGACTTCGCCTACGGCCACCGGCGTGGCGGCGACGTCGCGACATTGGCGATCCATGCCGAGGCGCTCGGCATCGGCCTCACCATCGTTCCGGCACTGACCGACGCCGGTGGCCCGCTCTCGTCGAGCCGCATCCGCCGGGCGTTGCTGGATGGATACCCCGAGCGCGCCACCGAGGAACTGGGACGTCCTTGGGCGGTACGCGGCATCGTGGCGCACGGCGACAAGCGTGGCCGCACGATCGGTTTTCCGACCGCCAACATCAGCCTCGGGCGGCATCTCGAACCGGCACGTGGCGTGTATGCCGTCACCATCCGCCTGCCGGACGGCACGGTCTGTCCGGGCGTCGCCAATATCGGCCGCCGCCCGACCGTCAACAGCACCACCGAGAGCCGGATGGAGGCGCATTTGTTCGACTTCGACGCCGACCTCTATGGCCAGGAGCTGTCGGTCTCGCTGCACACGCTGCTGCGCGCCGAACGCAAGTTCGACGGCCTCGACGCCCTCAAAGCGCAGATCGGCCTGGATGCCACGTGGGCGCGGGACTATCTGCGGGCGCTGCCGGCCTCGTAA
- a CDS encoding DUF4336 domain-containing protein, whose amino-acid sequence MIPTRMHGAIDYGVACLLGGLATSRALPAPIRGVLATAATFHSTYATLTNYEAGLRPVLSMRQHLALDALGGAAVAGAGLLMHRQPWQARALLIAAGLSELAVVAASSATPVSGPGQGSGPVARVLGLTVPPAGKVGYPPIDIPKPVADDVFIVDSLLPGPMGTALPVRMTVIRLGNGDLLLHSPTQFSDALKTELEKIGRIRHLMAPNVAHWTFLEAWQRACPDVTTWSAPGLRERSQVKKSGVRLDHDLSSFPPTAWIGITLVEVVGGLGFSEIALFHQASRTLVLTDLVLNLEASKLPAPIRPLARLFGVTAPDGMPPPYLRAAIKRDRASATKAASRLLELKPERVIFAHGLWFERDATNALRRSLRWLLG is encoded by the coding sequence ATGATCCCGACCCGCATGCATGGAGCGATCGACTACGGCGTGGCCTGCCTCCTGGGCGGGCTGGCGACGTCCCGCGCCCTGCCAGCGCCAATACGGGGCGTGCTGGCGACGGCGGCCACGTTCCACTCCACCTATGCGACCCTCACCAATTACGAGGCCGGGCTCCGTCCGGTCCTCAGCATGCGCCAGCATCTGGCGCTCGACGCACTCGGCGGAGCGGCGGTGGCCGGCGCCGGGTTGCTGATGCACCGCCAGCCCTGGCAAGCCCGCGCCTTGCTGATCGCCGCCGGCCTGTCGGAACTGGCGGTGGTCGCAGCCAGCAGCGCCACCCCGGTCAGTGGTCCGGGACAGGGTTCCGGGCCGGTCGCGCGTGTGCTGGGCCTGACCGTGCCGCCTGCCGGCAAGGTCGGCTATCCGCCGATCGACATCCCGAAACCGGTTGCCGACGATGTGTTCATCGTCGACAGCCTGCTGCCGGGCCCGATGGGCACGGCACTTCCGGTGCGCATGACGGTGATCCGCCTCGGCAACGGCGACCTGCTGCTGCACTCGCCGACGCAATTCAGTGACGCACTCAAAACCGAACTCGAGAAGATCGGTCGTATCCGGCACCTGATGGCGCCCAACGTTGCGCACTGGACGTTTCTCGAGGCGTGGCAGCGCGCCTGTCCGGACGTGACGACTTGGTCCGCGCCCGGCCTGCGCGAGCGCTCGCAGGTGAAGAAGAGCGGCGTCCGGCTCGATCACGACCTGAGCAGCTTCCCGCCGACGGCCTGGATCGGCATCACGCTAGTGGAGGTTGTCGGCGGCTTGGGGTTCAGCGAGATCGCCCTGTTCCACCAGGCATCGCGTACGCTGGTGCTGACCGACCTGGTGCTGAACCTGGAGGCATCGAAGCTTCCTGCGCCGATCCGTCCGCTGGCCCGGCTGTTCGGTGTGACCGCCCCCGACGGCATGCCGCCGCCCTACCTGCGCGCGGCGATCAAGCGGGACAGGGCGTCCGCCACGAAGGCGGCATCGCGGCTGCTCGAGCTGAAGCCCGAGCGGGTGATCTTCGCGCATGGCTTGTGGTTCGAGCGGGATGCGACCAATGCGCTGCGCCGGTCCCTGCGCTGGCTGCTTGGCTGA
- the lspA gene encoding signal peptidase II: protein MSGIKASALADRARAGNGRYLPLGLILGLVVLVADQASKWWILDRLDLPVRGRVTVLPVLDFVMVWNHAVTFGLFGGVGAAGRFLFSAVALAVVVMLLFWMRRTPKPWVAAALGAIAGGAIGNVIDRLRFGAVVDFIHAHLGSLSWNYIFNLADASIVCGVGVLLIDSLFDRPPKQQ from the coding sequence ATGAGCGGCATCAAGGCATCGGCTCTCGCCGACCGCGCGCGCGCCGGGAACGGGCGCTACCTGCCGCTCGGGCTGATCCTCGGGCTGGTGGTATTGGTGGCGGACCAGGCCAGCAAATGGTGGATCCTGGACCGGCTCGACCTGCCCGTGCGCGGTCGCGTCACGGTGCTGCCGGTGCTCGACTTCGTCATGGTCTGGAACCACGCGGTGACCTTCGGCCTGTTCGGCGGAGTGGGTGCCGCCGGACGCTTTCTGTTCAGCGCCGTGGCGCTCGCCGTGGTGGTGATGCTGCTGTTCTGGATGCGACGCACCCCGAAACCGTGGGTCGCCGCGGCGCTCGGCGCCATCGCCGGCGGCGCCATCGGCAACGTAATCGACCGGCTGCGCTTCGGCGCGGTGGTCGATTTCATCCATGCCCATCTGGGCTCGCTGTCCTGGAACTACATCTTCAACCTGGCCGACGCGTCGATCGTCTGCGGCGTCGGTGTGCTGCTGATCGACAGCCTGTTCGATCGGCCTCCGAAACAGCAATGA
- a CDS encoding 1,2-dihydroxy-3-keto-5-methylthiopentene dioxygenase, producing MSRLTIYTDDAPDRPVLRAEDLDTIARELATIGVRFERWDSPVTLSPDDDADTILAAYRPYLDRLMGENGAGTADVIKLRPETPNREALRTKFLSEHTHTEDEVRFFVHGKGNFVLHVGSRIYDAQCTAGDLISVPNGTMHWFDAGDPPFVTALRVFTDTTGWVAHYTGDSVAERFPVS from the coding sequence ATGAGCCGACTGACCATCTACACCGACGATGCCCCCGACCGTCCGGTCTTGCGTGCCGAGGATCTCGACACCATTGCCCGGGAGCTTGCCACCATCGGCGTGCGGTTCGAGCGCTGGGACAGTCCGGTCACCCTGTCCCCGGACGATGACGCCGACACCATTCTTGCGGCATACCGGCCCTACCTCGACCGGCTGATGGGCGAGAATGGCGCCGGCACCGCCGACGTCATCAAGCTGCGTCCCGAGACGCCGAACCGCGAGGCCCTGCGAACGAAGTTCCTGTCCGAGCACACGCACACCGAGGACGAGGTGCGTTTCTTCGTGCATGGCAAAGGCAACTTCGTGCTGCATGTCGGAAGCCGCATCTACGACGCGCAATGCACTGCCGGCGACCTGATCTCGGTCCCGAACGGAACCATGCACTGGTTCGACGCGGGTGATCCGCCGTTCGTGACGGCGTTGCGGGTCTTTACCGACACGACGGGCTGGGTCGCGCACTATACCGGCGATAGCGTGGCCGAGCGGTTTCCGGTCAGCTGA
- the ileS gene encoding isoleucine--tRNA ligase has product MTETDYRDTVFLPRTGFPMRGDLPKREPATLAHWEAIGLDDALRAAGEGRPYFTLHDGPPYANGPLHIGHALNKILKDVINRAHRMSGYAVHYVPGWDCHGLPIEWQIEEKYRKAGKDKDQVPVLQFRAECRAHAQTWLDFQATEFRRLGVQGDWAGRYATMDFKSEAIIAGEIGKFLANGSLYRGLRPVMWSPVEKTALAEAEIEYHDLTSTTIWVAFPFVRDPTPACALEGVSAVIWTTTPWTIPGNRAIAYGPEITYVVLCVDEVGASPSETAEGLQPGARVLIAEALIEPFVKVAGILQHHVLYTLPGSALEGAVCAHPWRGVAAYDGGYDYDVPMLPGDFVTTDAGTGLVHMSPAHGEDDFTLCVAYGIAVPETVEGDGRYAPWVQGFAGVHVFKAADPVCAALTDAMAVSQSEDSDPDRGPAGLVARGQIVHSYPHSWRSRAPVIFRATPQWFIRMDGGPGDDADEGIRAQALAALQDVTFVPAQARNRLTAMVAGRPDWCISRQRAWGVPIAVFVDRRTGEVLRDPAVMQRVVEAFRLEGADAWYASPPARFLGNDRDPAEYDQVFDIVDVWFESGSTHAFVLGQGDLPFPADLYLEGSDQHRGWFQSSLLESVGTRGMAPFRALVTNGFVLDEQGRKMSKSLGNVTAPQDVNNTLGADILRLWVMNSDTNEDLRIGKEILKQQGELYRRLRNTLRWLLGALDGFDEAERVPHDQMPELERWVLHRLAELGRMIARAVETHEWVGVYPALHTFCAADLSAFYFDVRKDAIYCDATSSLERRAARTVLDHLHRSLTIWLAPVLVFTAEEAWTERFGAGDEGRGSVHLQSFPTLPADWHDPELGERWVRLRAVRRLITTAIETARRDGVVGSSLQAALTLPLSETEAAEFAGIDWEELAIVSKAGIEVDPSAVSLFASERQGEQSAHGTAHRGPRVQAASGQKCARCWKVLAEVGQVAAHPALCLRCAAVVA; this is encoded by the coding sequence ATGACCGAGACCGACTATCGCGACACCGTATTCCTGCCCCGTACGGGCTTTCCCATGCGTGGCGACCTGCCGAAGCGCGAGCCGGCGACGCTGGCGCACTGGGAGGCGATCGGCCTGGACGACGCCCTGCGCGCCGCCGGGGAGGGCCGTCCGTACTTCACGCTGCATGATGGCCCGCCCTACGCGAACGGCCCGCTGCATATCGGTCACGCGCTCAACAAGATCTTGAAGGACGTCATCAACCGCGCCCACCGCATGAGCGGCTACGCGGTGCACTACGTCCCCGGCTGGGATTGCCACGGCCTGCCGATCGAGTGGCAGATCGAGGAGAAGTACCGCAAGGCCGGCAAGGACAAGGACCAGGTGCCGGTGCTGCAGTTTCGCGCGGAGTGCCGCGCGCATGCGCAGACCTGGCTGGATTTCCAGGCAACCGAGTTCCGCCGCCTCGGCGTGCAGGGCGACTGGGCCGGCCGCTACGCCACCATGGACTTCAAGTCCGAGGCGATCATCGCCGGCGAGATCGGCAAGTTCCTGGCCAACGGCTCGTTGTATCGCGGCCTGCGTCCGGTCATGTGGAGCCCGGTCGAGAAGACCGCCCTGGCCGAGGCAGAGATCGAATATCACGACCTGACCAGCACCACGATCTGGGTGGCGTTCCCGTTCGTCCGCGATCCGACGCCGGCCTGTGCGCTCGAAGGCGTGTCGGCGGTGATCTGGACCACGACCCCCTGGACCATCCCCGGCAACCGGGCGATCGCCTACGGGCCGGAGATCACCTACGTGGTGCTTTGCGTCGATGAGGTCGGCGCGTCCCCGTCCGAGACCGCCGAGGGCCTGCAGCCCGGCGCCCGCGTGCTGATCGCCGAGGCGCTGATCGAGCCGTTCGTGAAGGTCGCCGGCATCCTGCAGCACCACGTGCTCTACACACTCCCCGGAAGCGCCCTGGAGGGTGCGGTCTGCGCGCATCCGTGGCGCGGCGTGGCGGCCTATGACGGCGGCTACGACTACGACGTGCCGATGCTGCCCGGCGATTTCGTCACCACCGATGCCGGCACCGGCCTGGTGCACATGTCGCCGGCGCATGGCGAGGACGATTTCACGCTCTGCGTCGCCTACGGCATTGCGGTCCCCGAGACCGTCGAGGGCGATGGTCGGTATGCGCCCTGGGTGCAGGGCTTCGCCGGCGTGCACGTGTTCAAGGCGGCCGACCCTGTGTGTGCCGCCCTGACCGATGCGATGGCGGTGTCGCAGTCCGAGGACAGCGATCCCGACCGCGGCCCGGCAGGCCTCGTCGCGCGCGGCCAGATCGTCCATTCCTACCCGCATAGCTGGCGCTCGCGCGCGCCGGTGATTTTTCGCGCCACGCCGCAATGGTTCATCCGCATGGATGGCGGGCCCGGCGACGATGCCGACGAAGGCATCCGGGCGCAGGCGCTGGCGGCGCTGCAGGATGTCACCTTCGTGCCGGCGCAGGCCCGCAACCGGCTGACCGCTATGGTCGCGGGACGTCCGGACTGGTGCATCAGCCGGCAGCGCGCCTGGGGCGTGCCGATCGCGGTGTTCGTCGACCGGCGTACCGGCGAGGTGCTGCGCGACCCGGCGGTGATGCAGCGCGTGGTCGAGGCGTTCAGGCTGGAGGGCGCCGATGCCTGGTATGCCTCGCCGCCCGCGCGCTTCCTCGGCAACGACCGCGATCCGGCCGAGTACGATCAGGTGTTCGACATCGTCGATGTCTGGTTCGAGAGCGGCTCGACGCATGCGTTCGTGCTGGGGCAGGGCGACCTGCCGTTCCCGGCCGACCTCTATCTCGAAGGTTCCGACCAGCATCGCGGCTGGTTCCAGTCCAGCCTGCTTGAGAGCGTCGGCACACGTGGCATGGCGCCGTTCCGCGCCCTGGTGACCAACGGCTTCGTGCTCGACGAGCAGGGCCGCAAGATGAGCAAGTCGCTCGGCAACGTCACCGCGCCGCAGGATGTCAACAACACGCTCGGCGCCGACATCCTCCGGCTGTGGGTGATGAACTCCGACACCAACGAGGATCTCCGCATCGGCAAGGAGATCCTGAAGCAGCAGGGCGAGCTGTATCGCCGGCTGCGCAACACGCTGCGCTGGCTGCTCGGCGCGCTCGACGGCTTCGACGAGGCCGAACGGGTTCCGCATGACCAGATGCCCGAGCTCGAGCGCTGGGTGCTGCACCGCCTGGCCGAACTGGGCCGCATGATCGCCCGCGCGGTCGAGACGCACGAATGGGTGGGCGTGTATCCGGCGCTGCACACCTTCTGCGCCGCAGACCTGTCGGCCTTCTATTTCGACGTCCGCAAGGACGCGATCTATTGCGATGCGACCTCCAGCCTGGAGCGTCGGGCCGCCCGGACCGTGCTGGACCATCTGCACCGCAGCCTGACCATCTGGCTCGCGCCGGTGCTGGTGTTCACCGCCGAGGAAGCCTGGACCGAGCGCTTCGGTGCAGGCGACGAGGGTCGGGGCAGCGTGCACCTGCAGTCGTTCCCGACGCTGCCGGCGGACTGGCATGACCCGGAACTCGGCGAACGCTGGGTCCGGCTGCGCGCGGTCCGGCGGCTGATCACCACCGCGATCGAGACCGCACGCCGGGATGGCGTGGTCGGGTCGTCGCTGCAGGCCGCGCTGACCCTGCCGCTGTCCGAGACCGAGGCCGCGGAGTTCGCGGGGATCGACTGGGAAGAACTGGCGATCGTCTCGAAGGCCGGGATCGAGGTCGACCCGTCCGCGGTCTCGCTGTTCGCGAGCGAGCGTCAGGGCGAGCAGTCAGCCCACGGAACCGCCCATCGGGGTCCGCGGGTCCAGGCGGCGTCCGGCCAGAAATGCGCCCGCTGCTGGAAGGTGCTCGCCGAGGTCGGCCAGGTTGCCGCCCACCCGGCCCTCTGCCTGCGTTGCGCCGCGGTCGTCGCATGA
- a CDS encoding methylthioribulose 1-phosphate dehydratase: MNQSKPAAGHAPAASDDAWLTAADEIVAAGRRLDRHGWVPATAGNISRRLPDGRIAITRSGCHKGFLTPQDVIEVDLDGLATIPRIRPSAETRLHTDLYRRILPEGAVIHGHSVAATVLSMHEPDRRSSDGSWDAIEFSGYELLKAFEGQDTHQASLHLPIYDNDQDIARLAELISPDLGKCPMGYLIRGHGVYVWGRTMDMALARLEGLEFLLACVLERRKLESRP, translated from the coding sequence ATGAACCAGAGCAAGCCTGCAGCCGGCCACGCGCCGGCTGCGTCAGATGATGCCTGGCTGACGGCAGCCGATGAGATCGTTGCTGCCGGTCGCCGGCTCGACAGGCATGGCTGGGTTCCCGCGACCGCCGGCAACATCAGCCGCCGCCTGCCGGATGGCCGGATCGCGATCACCCGAAGCGGTTGTCACAAGGGCTTCCTGACACCCCAGGATGTAATCGAGGTCGATCTGGACGGGCTCGCGACAATCCCGCGCATCCGCCCTAGTGCCGAGACACGACTGCACACCGATCTCTATCGCCGGATCCTGCCGGAGGGTGCCGTCATCCATGGGCATTCGGTCGCTGCGACCGTGCTGTCGATGCACGAGCCGGATCGGCGGTCCAGCGACGGATCGTGGGATGCGATCGAGTTCTCCGGCTACGAACTGCTCAAGGCATTCGAGGGGCAGGACACCCACCAGGCCTCCCTGCACCTGCCGATCTACGACAACGACCAGGATATCGCGCGGCTGGCGGAGCTGATTTCTCCGGACCTGGGCAAATGCCCGATGGGGTATCTGATCCGTGGCCACGGTGTTTATGTCTGGGGCCGTACCATGGATATGGCGCTGGCACGGCTGGAGGGGCTCGAATTCCTGCTGGCGTGCGTGCTGGAACGCCGGAAGCTGGAATCGAGACCATGA
- a CDS encoding RecX family transcriptional regulator: MPPDNEAADTVAPDPSKRKRRRGQRLTPAELAELPPGPAPGAGTLRNAALAHLARYSTTEIGLVRVLDRRIQRWASRAVTFGDAPDRVAELAAAARAAARLVATSMVASGVVDDAAYAAARARSLTRSGRSRRVIGAHLAQRGIDPDLAAASLSDDADTELAAALTQARRRRIGPFGDPDVQSADEAGDDPLAEARVRNRALGALARAGFSRDVAERALSTDREEADRLILHLKRL, from the coding sequence GTGCCGCCAGACAACGAGGCAGCCGACACGGTGGCCCCCGACCCGAGCAAGCGCAAACGCAGGCGTGGCCAGCGTCTCACCCCGGCCGAGCTCGCCGAACTGCCGCCCGGGCCCGCCCCGGGAGCCGGCACGCTTCGAAACGCGGCCCTGGCCCACCTCGCACGCTATTCCACAACCGAGATAGGCCTGGTGCGCGTACTCGATCGCCGCATCCAGCGCTGGGCCAGCCGGGCCGTCACGTTTGGCGACGCACCGGACCGGGTGGCGGAGCTGGCCGCGGCGGCCCGGGCCGCCGCCCGCCTGGTCGCGACGTCGATGGTGGCGTCGGGGGTGGTGGACGACGCGGCATATGCGGCCGCGCGAGCCCGGTCGCTGACCCGCTCGGGCCGATCGCGCCGGGTTATCGGTGCCCATCTGGCGCAGCGTGGCATCGACCCCGATCTGGCGGCGGCCTCGCTGTCCGACGATGCCGACACCGAGCTCGCAGCTGCACTCACCCAGGCCCGCCGCCGCCGGATCGGGCCGTTCGGTGATCCCGACGTGCAATCGGCTGACGAGGCGGGCGACGATCCGCTCGCCGAGGCGCGCGTCCGGAACCGGGCCCTGGGCGCCCTGGCCCGCGCCGGCTTCAGTCGTGACGTCGCCGAGCGCGCGCTCTCGACGGACCGCGAGGAGGCGGACCGGTTGATCCTGCACCTCAAGCGCCTCTAG